In the genome of Takifugu rubripes chromosome 18, fTakRub1.2, whole genome shotgun sequence, one region contains:
- the LOC115246539 gene encoding transcription factor Sox-17-beta.1-like isoform X1 — protein sequence MDLATVDGDAFLNLLDEILDDTRDDDNTRKSNNEDLQIFSTLLDKGTFDPTVLEEPPGLTLDQEAPSNSSNLLNQNTDHQAPPPIHEAIKEQLDGDYLVLTLPTGVHTKVPLIGYLNGEKVYQCPPELETLLDLPKKRREKKKRQQESEDDKPYIKKPPNAFMLFMKEKRPTVARELWKQGSGVVNQILGKMWGSLSDQEKAVYFEEAERCKKVHQLENPGWTTKDNYGQKRRRERKRAPRNTEKYTPQLKKGYAKTEEGAQPKVMPGNDLQTGAMPPFYPQPSYMPNYQSQHAYMQLAQQGPYMQYPQQGPYMQCPQQGGYMQFPQQGGYMQFHQQRYMQDPQGYVQFPHEGYAHYLQQGGYMENPQQAANMHLVHQRACVQNPFEELHMNHLQEDPTTIPHQQPTCTKAVKTEVVGGGDHTDQVLEANAVFPDQ from the exons ATGGATTTGGCGACTGTTGATGGGGACGCTTTTCTTAACCTGTTGGATGAGATACTAGACGACACCAGAGATGATGACAACACCCGGAAGTCCAACAATGAGGATCTACAGATCTTTTCCACATTATTAGACAAAGGGACATTTGACCCAACAGTCTTAGAAGAGCCACCTGGCTTAACATTGGACCAGGAGGCTCCTTCCAATTCATCTAATTTACTGAACCAAAACACCGACCATCAAGCTCCACCGCCCATTCACGAAGCAATCAAAGAGCAACTG GATGGTGATTACTTGGTTTTAACACTTCCCACTGGCGTCCACACAAAAGTACCTTTAATTGGATATCT gaatggAGAAAAGGTGTACCAGTGTCCACCAGAGCTTGAAACTCTCTTAGATTTACCAAAAAAAAG acgggagaagaagaaaagacagcaGGAGTCAGAAGATGATAAACCCTACATCAAGAAGCCTCCAAATGCCTTCATGCTCTTTATGAAGGAAAAGAGACCGACTGTTGCCCGAGAACTTTGGAAACAAGGAAGTGGTGTTGTGAATCAAATCCTGGGGAAAATG TGGGGGTCATTATCAGACCAGGAGAAGGCAGTTTATTTTGAGGAGGCTGAAAGGTGTAAAAAGGTTCACCAATTGGAGAACCCTGGTTGGACTACCAAAGACAACTAT ggtcaaaaaagaagaagggaACGAAAAAGAGCACCAAGAAACACAGAAAAGTATACCCCACAGCTCAAGAAAGGGTATGcgaagacagaggagggagcACAACCAAAGGTAATGCCTGGAAATGACCTCCAGACAGGAGCAATGCCGCCATTTTACCCACAGCCATCTTATATGCCGAACTACCAATCCCAACATGCATACATGCAGCTTGCTCAGCAAGGGCCCTACATGCAGTATCCTCAGCAAGGGCCCTACATGCAGTGTCCTCAGCAGGGAGGATACATGCAGTTTCCCCAACAAGGAGGATACATGCAATTTCATCAACAGAGATACATGCAGGATCCACAAGGATATGTACAGTTCCCTCATGAAGGATACGCTCATTATCTCCAACAAGGTGGATACATGGAGAACCCACAGCAGGCAGCAAACATGCATTTGGTTCACCAAAGAGCATGTGTACAGAACCCTTTTGAGGAACTACACATGAATCATCTCCAGGAGGACCCAACCACAATTCCTCACCAACAGCCAACATGCACAAAGGCTGTAAAGACTGAGGTTGTGGGAGGTGGGGATCACACTGATCAAGTTCTGGAAGCCAACGCTGTGTTCCCAGACCAGTGA
- the atxn10 gene encoding ataxin-10 encodes MAAPGNNMDVEVTFNQIITEKLCHEHLQGLKTFTTELRNDQFRESVAEETFSALSRVLSRLQEDLQTSIAEGRKPQPVLLQLTAECFRCQRNACVQNTRNQDVIRRLGFINISLKLVKQLLSASMDSRYEPLRCGIQFLGNVAAGNQMSKDDVWQLVRPNLFLQLLNVDDVKTVDYASMVLHTCLDEAKVEELSQSQNIQVALRVMELCKTHHDLDWTFLIAIQHFFKSPALMERMYCEMCHKDRVSLLELVLAQIEMSGSDECGVSPGVARFLADCFQNSCGAVLKLSTDACASDDEEALTVITLLNVLCEMTSGSRQFLFLQDRPELLAATVELLEQVHAVGKVRKNVFSSEQNFSSTGDSSDSPVIGFKARLIRLIGNLCHKNPNNQNKVRELDGLPLILDNCNIDSNNPFICQWAVFAIRNLLEENAQNQELVASLEREGPVDYSALRELGFQVEERDGSLLLKPVRKDS; translated from the exons ATGGCAGCGCCGGGTAACAATATGGATGTCGAAGTTACTTTCAATCAAATTATAACTGAAAAACTGTGCCATGAACACTTGCAGGGTTTGAAAACGTTTACCACCGAGTTACGGAACGATCAGTTCAg AGAGTCTGTGGCGGAGGAGACCTTCTCGGCTCTTTCTCGGGTCTTGTCCCGGTTGCAGGAGGATTTGCAGACCTCCATAGCTGAGGGGCGGAAGCCGcaacctgtcctcctgcagctgacaGCTGAGTGTTTCAGGTGTCAGAGGAATGCATGTGTGCAGAACACTCGCAACCAGGATGTGATCAG GAGGCTTGGTTTCATTAACATTTCTCTTAAACTCGTGAAACAACTTCTGTCTGCAAGCATGGATAGCAGATATGAAC CTCTTCGCTGTGGGATCCAGTTCCTTGGAAACGTGGCTGCTGGAAACCAAATGTCCAAAGATGATGTTTGGCAACTGGTCCGACCAAATCTTTTCCT ACAGCTGCTGAATGTCGATGACGTGAAGACGGTGGACTATGCCTCCATGGTCCTCCACACATGTCTGGATGAAGCCAAGGTTGAGGAGCTCTCTCAGTCCCAAAATATCCAGGTTGCTCTCAGGGTGATGGAGCTCTGCAAAACCCATCATGACCTGGATTGGAC CTTTCTTATTGCCATCCAACATTTCTTCAAATCGCCAGCACTGATGGAGAGGATGTACTGTGAGATGTGTCACAAAGACAG AGTTTCCCTGTTGGAGTTGGTCTTAGCCCAAATAGAGATGAGTGGCTCGGACGAGTGTGGAGTTTCCCCCGGTGTGGCTCGCTTCCTGGCCGACTGCTTCCAGAACAGTTGTGGAGCTGTGCTGAAACTCTCTACGGATGCTTGTGCATCTGATGATGAG gaggcgctGACAGTGATCACGCTCTTAAATGTGCTTTGTGAGATGACCTCAGGCAGCCGGCAatttctgtttctgcaggatCGTCCTGAACTTCTAGCTGCCACTGTCG AGCTTCTGGAGCAGGTGCACGCTGTTGGCAAAGTCAGGAAAAATGTATTCAGTTCTGAGCAAAACTTCTCCTCCACCGGAGACTCTTCAGATTCTCCTGTCATTGGCTTCAAGGCCCGCCTGATCAGGCTGATAGGAAACCTATGTCATAAGAATCCCAACAACCAGAACAAG GTGAGAGAACTGGATGGGCTTCCACTCATCTTGGACAACTGCAACATCGACAGCAACAACCCAT TTATCTGCCAGTGGGCCGTTTTTGCCATCAGGAACCTCCTGGAAGAGAACGCCCAGAACCAGGAGCTGGTGGCCAGCCTGGAGCGTGAAGGCCCTGTAGACTACTCCGCACTCAGAGAGTTGGGCTTTCAGGTGGAGGAGCGAGATGGAAGCCTGCTCCTCAAACCTGTCAGAAAAGACTCTTAA
- the LOC115246539 gene encoding transcription factor sem-2-like isoform X3: MAQTTNNHELQCSGMNVKMVLNPDGQTDNNTSKQQTTMQNIVLNHGTMKLQQPGDDLDLKPPTGFQTKIPVKEYACKIKKKHQVVRDGVPYIKKPPNAFMLFMKQLRPAIDPELWKHGSGAVNQMLGKMWGTLTKEEKGVYFTEAEKLRILHQRRYPGWNNKINYGKRRKRDRSPKIIRRPPPVPPKGTFVRTKTEAQPKMIFGNCHQMGPMQPCYTAAAYMQNYQPQEAYVQHPQQGYMRCPQQGPYMPFPQQGGYMPFPQQGPYMQFPAQGGNMQFPQQGGNMQFPQQGGYMQFPPQGCMQFPHLG, translated from the exons ATGGCCCAAACAACTAATAATCAT GAGCTGCAATGCTCAGGTATGAATGTGAAAATGGTTCTAAACCCAGACGGACAAACTGACAACAACActtccaaacaacaaaccacGATGCAAAATATCGTTCTAAATCACGGCACCATGAAACTGCAACAG CCTGGTGATGACTTAGATTTAAAACCTCCCACTGGCTTCCAAACAAAAATTCCTGTGAAAGAATATGC ATGTAAAATTAAGAAAAAGCATCAAGTGGTAAGAGATGGAGTACCCTACATCAAAAAGCCTCCAAACGCGTTCATGCTCTTTATGAAGCAACTGAGACCGGCTATTGATCCAGAACTTTGGAAACATGGAAGTGGTGCTGTGAATCAAATGCTGGGGAAAATG TGGGGGACATTGACAAAAGAGGAGAAGGGCGTTTATTTTACTGAGGCTGAAAAGCTTAGAATCCTTCACCAACGGAGGTACCCTGGGTGGAACAACAAAATTAACTAT ggtaaaagaaggaaaagggacAGATCACCCAAAATTATCCGAAGACCTCCACCAGTTCCACCAAAGGGAACTTTTGTGAGGACAAAGACAGAAGCACAACCAAAAATGATATTTGGAAATTGTCATCAGATGGGACCAATGCAGCCATGTTACACAGCGGCAGCTTATATGCAAAACTATCAACCACAAGAAGCATACGTGCAGCATCCTCAGCAGGGATACATGCGGTGTCCTCAGCAAGGGCCCTACATGCCGTTCCCTCAACAAGGAGGATACATGCCGTTCCCTCAACAAGGGCCCTACATGCAGTTCCCTGCACAAGGGGGGAACATGCAATTCCCTCAACAAGGGGGGAACATGCAGTTCCCTCAACAAGGGGGATACATGCAGTTCCCTCCACAAGGATGCATGCAGTTCCCTCATCTAGGATAA
- the slc5a8 gene encoding sodium-coupled monocarboxylate transporter 1 isoform X1: protein MSGDAGVGSFAAADYVVFAVMLLVSAAVGVYYAWADRGQRSSSDFLTGGRRLTALPVSLSLTASFMSAITVLSNPAEVYRYGANIVFYGVSYVITMVVTSEVFLPVFYRLAITSTYEYLELRFSRATRLLGTVLFIVQTILYTGIVIYAPALALNQVTGMDLWGAVISTGLVCTFYCTMGGLRAVVWTDVFQLSVMLAGFLSVIIRSVDQQGGVIPIISDSEQGGRLNFWDFDPNPLRRHTFWTISIGGTFVWSSIYGINQAQVQRSLYINLLGLLFILLCSVFAGMCLYSVYKHCDPWTAGLVSAPDQLMPYLVMDILRDYPGLPGLFVAAAYSGSLSTVSSSINALATVTVEDLLRPYTSMSEKQLSWMSKGMTLLYGVLCIGMAGLASLLGGILQAAISIFGIIGGPLLGLFTLGIICPFANSKGALTGLLSGLVLSLWVGIGAQFYPPPPVMARPLSLTTEGCNLSTAGNLTWTSTTPGQTQMSFTTVPVHNNGDTVLLADSWYSLSYLYFSLIGTIIAVVVGVLVSLLTGGWKLKVESRLMLKKEDTSLYHAVRAFNDRVKRCTGEPERAVGAREKTLGGSNPAFCDTDLDRDQQSNMNSH from the exons ATGTCAGGGGACGCTGGGGTTGGTTCCTTTGCAGCAGCCGACTATGTGGTATTTGCCGTTATGCTCCTGGTTTCTGCTGCAGTTGGGGTCTACTATGCTTGGGCGGACAGGGGCCAGAGAAGTTCATCTGATTTCTTAACGGGAGGCCGAAGACTGACcgctctgcctgtctctctgtccctgacCGCCAGCTTCATGTCGGCCATCACAGTGCTGTCCAACCCAGCCGAG GTCTACCGATACGGGGCCAATATCGTCTTCTATGGCGTCTCATATGTGATAACGATGGTGGTGACGTCAGAGGTCTTTCTCCCAGTCTTTTACAGGCTGGCCATCACCAGCACATATGAG TATCTGGAGCTGCGTTTCAGCCGAGCAACCCGTCTGCTGGGGACTGTGCTCTTCATTGTTCAGACA ATCCTCTACACCGGGATCGTCATTTATGCCCCAGCTCTGGCTTTAAACCAAG TAACTGGTATGGACCTGTGGGGTGCAGTTATCTCCACTGGTCTGGTTTGCACCTTTTATTGCACCATG GGGGGTCTGAGGGCAGTGGTGTGGACGGATGTCTTCCAG CTCAGCGTCATGCTTGCAggcttcctgtctgtcatcATCAGGTCTGTGGACCAACAAGGTGGGGTCATTCCCATCATTTCAGATTCCGAACAAGGAGGAAGACTCAATTTTTGGGA CTTTGACCCAAACCCACTGAGGAGACACACTTTCTGGACCATCAGCATTGGTGGGACCTTTGTGTGGTCCAGTATCTATGGGATCAACCAGGCCCAGGTTCAGAG ATCTCTCTACATTAACCTCTTAGGACTGTTGTTCATCTTGCTGTGCTCAGTGTTTGCAGGAATGTGTCTGTACTCGGTCTATAAGCACTGTGACCCGTGGACAGCTGGGCTGGTTTCTGCTCCTGATCAA CTGATGCCCTATCTGGTGATGGATATCTTAAGAGACTATCCTGGACTTCCTGGCCTGTTTGTTGCAGCGGCCTACAGTGGATCTCTCAG CACGGTGTCTTCCAGCATCAACGCACTGGCTACCGTGACAGTCGAGGACCTGCTCAGACCGTACACTAGCATGAGTGAGAAACAGCTGTCCTGGATGTCCAAAGGGATGA CGCTCTTATATGGGGTCTTATGCATAGGAATGGCTGGATTGGCCTCACTTCTCGGTGGGATTTTGCAG GCAGCCATAAGCATATTTGGCATCATCGGAGGTCCTTTACTTGGTCTGTTTACATTGGGTATCATTTGTCCATTTGCCAACTCTAAA GGAGCTTTGACCGGCCTTTTGTCTGGACTGGTTTTATCTCTGTGGGTGGGGATTGGAGCCCAGTTCTACCCGCCTCCTCCTGTAATGGCCCGCCCTCTGTCGCTGACCACGGAAGGCTGTAACTTAAGTACAGCAGGCAACCTCACATGGACCTCCACAACTCCCGGACAAACACAGATGTCATTCACCACAGTCCCAGTACACAACAACGGGGATAC GGTTCTGCTGGCAGATTCCTGGTACTCACTTTCCTACCTTTACTTCAGTCTCATCGGAACCATAATAGCCGTGGTTGTGGGAGTACTGGTCAGCCTGCTGACAG GCGGCTGGAAGTTGAAGGTTGAGTCCAGGCTGATGTTAAAGAAAGAAGATACAAGCCTCTATCATGCCGTGAGGGCTTTTAATGACAGA GTCAAGAGATGCACAGGAGAACCCGAAAGGGCAGTTGGGGCTAGAGAAAAGACGCTCGGGGGGTCTAATCCTGCCTTCTGTGACACTGACCTGGACAGAGATCAACAGAGCAACATGAACTCACACTAa
- the slc5a8 gene encoding sodium-coupled monocarboxylate transporter 1 — protein sequence MSGDAGVGSFAAADYVVFAVMLLVSAAVGVYYAWADRGQRSSSDFLTGGRRLTALPVSLSLTASFMSAITVLSNPAEVYRYGANIVFYGVSYVITMVVTSEVFLPVFYRLAITSTYEYLELRFSRATRLLGTVLFIVQTILYTGIVIYAPALALNQVTGMDLWGAVISTGLVCTFYCTMGGLRAVVWTDVFQLSVMLAGFLSVIIRSVDQQGGVIPIISDSEQGGRLNFWDFDPNPLRRHTFWTISIGGTFVWSSIYGINQAQVQRYISCKSISQARLSLYINLLGLLFILLCSVFAGMCLYSVYKHCDPWTAGLVSAPDQLMPYLVMDILRDYPGLPGLFVAAAYSGSLSTVSSSINALATVTVEDLLRPYTSMSEKQLSWMSKGMTLLYGVLCIGMAGLASLLGGILQAAISIFGIIGGPLLGLFTLGIICPFANSKGALTGLLSGLVLSLWVGIGAQFYPPPPVMARPLSLTTEGCNLSTAGNLTWTSTTPGQTQMSFTTVPVHNNGDTVLLADSWYSLSYLYFSLIGTIIAVVVGVLVSLLTGGWKLKVESRLMLKKEDTSLYHAVRAFNDRVKRCTGEPERAVGAREKTLGGSNPAFCDTDLDRDQQSNMNSH from the exons ATGTCAGGGGACGCTGGGGTTGGTTCCTTTGCAGCAGCCGACTATGTGGTATTTGCCGTTATGCTCCTGGTTTCTGCTGCAGTTGGGGTCTACTATGCTTGGGCGGACAGGGGCCAGAGAAGTTCATCTGATTTCTTAACGGGAGGCCGAAGACTGACcgctctgcctgtctctctgtccctgacCGCCAGCTTCATGTCGGCCATCACAGTGCTGTCCAACCCAGCCGAG GTCTACCGATACGGGGCCAATATCGTCTTCTATGGCGTCTCATATGTGATAACGATGGTGGTGACGTCAGAGGTCTTTCTCCCAGTCTTTTACAGGCTGGCCATCACCAGCACATATGAG TATCTGGAGCTGCGTTTCAGCCGAGCAACCCGTCTGCTGGGGACTGTGCTCTTCATTGTTCAGACA ATCCTCTACACCGGGATCGTCATTTATGCCCCAGCTCTGGCTTTAAACCAAG TAACTGGTATGGACCTGTGGGGTGCAGTTATCTCCACTGGTCTGGTTTGCACCTTTTATTGCACCATG GGGGGTCTGAGGGCAGTGGTGTGGACGGATGTCTTCCAG CTCAGCGTCATGCTTGCAggcttcctgtctgtcatcATCAGGTCTGTGGACCAACAAGGTGGGGTCATTCCCATCATTTCAGATTCCGAACAAGGAGGAAGACTCAATTTTTGGGA CTTTGACCCAAACCCACTGAGGAGACACACTTTCTGGACCATCAGCATTGGTGGGACCTTTGTGTGGTCCAGTATCTATGGGATCAACCAGGCCCAGGTTCAGAGGTACATCTCCTGTAAGAGCATCAGTCAGGCCAGACT ATCTCTCTACATTAACCTCTTAGGACTGTTGTTCATCTTGCTGTGCTCAGTGTTTGCAGGAATGTGTCTGTACTCGGTCTATAAGCACTGTGACCCGTGGACAGCTGGGCTGGTTTCTGCTCCTGATCAA CTGATGCCCTATCTGGTGATGGATATCTTAAGAGACTATCCTGGACTTCCTGGCCTGTTTGTTGCAGCGGCCTACAGTGGATCTCTCAG CACGGTGTCTTCCAGCATCAACGCACTGGCTACCGTGACAGTCGAGGACCTGCTCAGACCGTACACTAGCATGAGTGAGAAACAGCTGTCCTGGATGTCCAAAGGGATGA CGCTCTTATATGGGGTCTTATGCATAGGAATGGCTGGATTGGCCTCACTTCTCGGTGGGATTTTGCAG GCAGCCATAAGCATATTTGGCATCATCGGAGGTCCTTTACTTGGTCTGTTTACATTGGGTATCATTTGTCCATTTGCCAACTCTAAA GGAGCTTTGACCGGCCTTTTGTCTGGACTGGTTTTATCTCTGTGGGTGGGGATTGGAGCCCAGTTCTACCCGCCTCCTCCTGTAATGGCCCGCCCTCTGTCGCTGACCACGGAAGGCTGTAACTTAAGTACAGCAGGCAACCTCACATGGACCTCCACAACTCCCGGACAAACACAGATGTCATTCACCACAGTCCCAGTACACAACAACGGGGATAC GGTTCTGCTGGCAGATTCCTGGTACTCACTTTCCTACCTTTACTTCAGTCTCATCGGAACCATAATAGCCGTGGTTGTGGGAGTACTGGTCAGCCTGCTGACAG GCGGCTGGAAGTTGAAGGTTGAGTCCAGGCTGATGTTAAAGAAAGAAGATACAAGCCTCTATCATGCCGTGAGGGCTTTTAATGACAGA GTCAAGAGATGCACAGGAGAACCCGAAAGGGCAGTTGGGGCTAGAGAAAAGACGCTCGGGGGGTCTAATCCTGCCTTCTGTGACACTGACCTGGACAGAGATCAACAGAGCAACATGAACTCACACTAa